One stretch of Paenibacillus sp. AN1007 DNA includes these proteins:
- the trmB gene encoding tRNA (guanosine(46)-N7)-methyltransferase TrmB: MRLRGRKGIRENLEQQEDLVVLEPKQHKGKWAELFGNDHPIFVEFGMGKGQFISQMSYKYPQYNFIGIDMYDELVRRASEKARNAWSQAEVETPPNLKLALANIEQIEEVFEPKELERIYLNFSDPWPKAKHARRRLTHPRFLKKYVELLNPKGQIHFKTDSETLFEFSLNSIADFGLQMTNLSLNLHRDGLNEEHVMTEYEQKFMGKGMNIHRVEVIVGEEALREYNEMRLDKYKVREAADESGDGQDQDEA, translated from the coding sequence ATGCGTTTACGTGGCAGAAAAGGGATTAGAGAAAATCTGGAGCAGCAGGAGGACCTGGTTGTACTGGAGCCAAAGCAGCATAAAGGTAAGTGGGCTGAACTGTTTGGCAATGATCATCCGATCTTTGTCGAGTTTGGCATGGGTAAAGGTCAGTTCATCAGTCAAATGAGTTATAAATATCCGCAGTACAATTTTATCGGGATTGATATGTATGATGAACTGGTCCGTCGTGCCAGTGAGAAAGCGCGTAACGCCTGGAGTCAAGCTGAGGTGGAGACGCCACCGAACCTGAAGTTGGCGCTCGCAAACATCGAACAGATTGAAGAGGTGTTTGAACCGAAAGAACTGGAACGCATTTATTTGAATTTCAGTGATCCGTGGCCAAAAGCAAAACATGCACGCCGCAGGTTAACCCACCCGCGCTTTCTGAAAAAATACGTTGAGCTGCTGAATCCGAAAGGACAGATTCATTTTAAAACCGATTCAGAGACGCTGTTTGAGTTCTCTTTGAACTCTATCGCTGATTTCGGACTGCAGATGACGAATCTGTCTCTGAACCTGCATCGTGACGGCCTGAATGAAGAGCATGTGATGACCGAGTATGAACAGAAATTTATGGGCAAAGGCATGAACATTCACAGGGTTGAAGTGATTGTAGGCGAAGAGGCGCTGCGGGAGTATAACGAGATGCGTCTGGACAAGTATAAAGTACGTGAAGCGGCTGACGAATCTGGTGACGGTCAGGATCAAGACGAAGCTTAA
- a CDS encoding TIGR01212 family radical SAM protein (This family includes YhcC from E. coli K-12, an uncharacterized radical SAM protein.) has product MNAPALQPPRMWGDKRFHTWNYEMRDQFHNKVFKVMLDAGFTCPNRDGSIAKGGCTFCSARGSGDFAGSRREDLVSQFNTIRDRQHLKWPSAHYIGYFQAYTNTYAPVEELREYFEEILQQPGVVGLSIATRPDCLPDDVVEYLAELNERTYLWVEMGLQTIHDSTSILINRAHDTACYEEAVEKLRKHNIRVCTHIIYGLPQETHEMMLDTGRAVARMDVQGIKIHLLHLMRKTPMVKQYEAGLLRFLEQDEYIKLIVDTLEMLPPEMIVHRLTGDAPRDLLIGPMWSLKKWEVLNAIDRELRERDTWQGKYWRGA; this is encoded by the coding sequence ATGAATGCACCTGCTTTACAGCCTCCACGGATGTGGGGGGATAAACGTTTTCACACCTGGAATTACGAAATGCGTGATCAATTTCACAACAAAGTATTCAAAGTCATGCTGGATGCCGGGTTCACCTGCCCGAATCGGGACGGTTCTATCGCCAAAGGCGGCTGTACGTTCTGCAGCGCACGAGGTTCAGGCGATTTTGCGGGCAGCAGACGTGAAGACCTTGTCAGCCAGTTTAATACAATTCGGGACAGGCAGCATCTTAAATGGCCCTCTGCTCACTACATCGGCTACTTTCAGGCGTACACGAATACTTATGCGCCGGTCGAAGAACTGCGCGAATATTTCGAAGAAATACTGCAGCAGCCCGGCGTTGTGGGGCTATCAATCGCTACCCGCCCCGACTGTCTACCAGATGATGTCGTGGAATATTTGGCCGAGCTTAACGAGCGCACTTATTTATGGGTAGAGATGGGACTGCAGACGATTCATGATTCCACTTCAATTTTGATCAACCGTGCACACGACACCGCATGTTACGAAGAAGCTGTCGAGAAGCTTCGCAAACACAATATACGGGTTTGTACACATATCATTTATGGCCTGCCTCAGGAAACACACGAAATGATGCTGGACACCGGCCGTGCTGTTGCTCGTATGGATGTGCAGGGTATCAAAATCCATCTGCTGCATCTGATGCGCAAGACGCCGATGGTGAAACAGTACGAAGCAGGTCTGCTTCGATTCCTTGAGCAGGATGAGTACATCAAGCTGATTGTAGACACGCTTGAAATGCTTCCGCCCGAAATGATTGTACATCGTCTTACAGGCGATGCCCCTCGCGATTTGCTTATCGGACCCATGTGGTCTTTGAAAAAATGGGAAGTCTTGAACGCCATTGACCGGGAACTGCGTGAACGGGATACCTGGCAGGGTAAGTATTGGAGGGGAGCGTAA
- a CDS encoding class I SAM-dependent methyltransferase: MGFLSVLSCAHQWIASRLQPGDFAIDATVGTGADTLFLAQQVGARGQVIGFDIQSEALTLAQARIRKQSEGSKLGSISMLELSHARMAEAVPDVWVGRVGAIMFNLGYLPAEGADASIITETTSTIAALEAALTLLRPRGIITAVLYPGHEGGAQEAEAVSAWASGLPVEKAQVVLYRQMQRDNSPYLIGIEKK; this comes from the coding sequence ATGGGATTTCTATCGGTTCTAAGCTGTGCGCATCAATGGATTGCTTCCCGGCTCCAACCGGGAGATTTCGCGATTGACGCCACGGTAGGCACAGGTGCTGATACATTGTTTCTTGCACAGCAGGTAGGCGCGCGTGGTCAAGTTATCGGATTTGATATCCAGAGCGAAGCACTCACACTGGCTCAAGCCCGAATCCGTAAACAATCGGAAGGCAGCAAACTTGGATCAATTTCCATGCTGGAATTAAGTCATGCCCGGATGGCTGAAGCCGTACCTGATGTCTGGGTTGGCAGGGTAGGAGCCATCATGTTTAATCTGGGTTACCTGCCTGCCGAAGGTGCTGATGCTTCCATTATTACCGAGACAACCAGCACCATTGCAGCGCTCGAAGCCGCACTGACGTTACTGCGTCCTCGCGGCATCATTACAGCTGTGCTCTATCCAGGTCACGAAGGGGGCGCTCAGGAAGCTGAAGCCGTATCCGCATGGGCCTCTGGTCTGCCAGTAGAAAAGGCCCAGGTTGTACTGTACCGTCAGATGCAGCGTGATAATTCCCCGTATCTAATTGGCATTGAGAAAAAGTAA
- a CDS encoding type I phosphomannose isomerase catalytic subunit, protein MSTPYPLQFQPEFKERVWGGRALEQFGLTPPEGHIGEGWMIADHANGTTKVLNGPLAGKGLDEIRKELGTAWLGTKGVSEKGGRFPLLIKLLDCNDDLSVQVHPTDDYEALPPGELGKTEMWYVLDAKPGAHIIYGLNEGVDRERLKQALENGSVMDTLRQVPVEAGDTFFIPAGTVHALCAGVVVAEIQQNSDTTYRIYDYNRPGLDGQPRELHVEDSLNVTAYEGAGATTMKTNQAVPGEWLQLAACPYFVVEKGVVTDRWELSTTPDSFTIIVVCDGEGTLEWAGAEEDRQMPLKSGQCYLLPANLGSYTLSGNTTVLRSYLP, encoded by the coding sequence ATGTCTACGCCATACCCACTTCAATTCCAGCCCGAATTCAAAGAACGTGTATGGGGAGGTCGTGCGCTCGAGCAATTCGGCCTGACGCCCCCTGAAGGACACATCGGCGAGGGGTGGATGATCGCGGATCATGCCAACGGTACAACCAAAGTGTTAAACGGTCCATTGGCCGGTAAAGGACTTGATGAGATCCGCAAAGAGCTGGGAACAGCCTGGCTTGGAACTAAGGGTGTTTCGGAAAAAGGCGGACGCTTCCCTCTGCTGATCAAGCTGCTCGACTGTAACGATGACTTGTCGGTTCAGGTTCATCCTACAGATGATTACGAGGCTCTGCCTCCAGGTGAGCTGGGTAAAACGGAAATGTGGTACGTGCTTGATGCCAAGCCCGGTGCCCATATCATTTATGGTCTGAATGAAGGTGTAGATCGTGAGAGGTTGAAGCAGGCGCTTGAAAATGGCAGCGTGATGGATACTCTCCGTCAAGTCCCTGTGGAAGCCGGCGATACTTTCTTTATTCCTGCCGGAACCGTTCATGCCCTCTGTGCGGGTGTTGTCGTTGCCGAAATACAGCAAAACTCGGATACCACCTACCGGATTTATGATTACAATCGTCCCGGACTTGACGGTCAGCCGCGTGAACTTCATGTAGAAGATTCTCTGAACGTCACCGCATATGAAGGCGCAGGAGCCACCACAATGAAAACTAATCAGGCCGTACCTGGGGAATGGCTCCAGCTCGCAGCCTGTCCATACTTTGTTGTGGAAAAAGGCGTCGTTACCGACCGTTGGGAATTGTCCACCACACCGGACAGCTTTACGATTATTGTCGTCTGTGATGGTGAAGGCACACTTGAGTGGGCTGGCGCAGAAGAAGACAGACAGATGCCATTGAAATCAGGCCAATGTTACTTGCTTCCAGCCAATCTGGGTTCCTACACCTTAAGCGGGAACACCACCGTTCTTCGCTCCTATCTTCCTTAA
- a CDS encoding alpha/beta hydrolase, which produces MQESTFTLISNEGTRIHVYRWLPDPNHPIQAVVQIAHGMGETAARYAEFAGYLTKHGYAVYANDHRGHGKTVENTELLGDAGVDAFRWMASDMLNLGETAAEENPGLPLFLMGHSMGSFLVQHLMYAGHERYCAFLLSGTNGKRGLLRFGEKLALLQCGIQGDQHRSLLLNAIVFGGFNRAFRPAATPFDWLSRDRQEVQRFIDDPMCGVVCTAGFFRDFFKLLLEIHKPQHMERIPKHKPVFLFSGELDPVGLRGKGILNLFSQYQKLGLQDVEYRLYPGGRHEMLHETNRKEVAQDVLDWLERHMPDHEQTDEQDSHAN; this is translated from the coding sequence ATGCAGGAGTCTACCTTTACGCTGATCAGCAATGAAGGTACCCGTATTCATGTGTACCGCTGGCTTCCCGATCCGAACCATCCCATCCAAGCCGTTGTGCAGATCGCACATGGAATGGGCGAGACGGCGGCGCGTTATGCCGAATTTGCGGGTTACCTTACCAAACACGGATATGCTGTGTATGCCAATGACCATCGGGGCCATGGCAAAACCGTGGAGAACACCGAATTACTGGGTGATGCAGGTGTTGATGCGTTTCGCTGGATGGCCAGCGATATGCTTAATCTGGGTGAGACGGCAGCCGAAGAAAATCCGGGCCTGCCTCTATTCCTAATGGGACACAGCATGGGGTCCTTTTTGGTACAGCACCTCATGTATGCCGGACATGAAAGATACTGTGCTTTTCTGCTGTCTGGTACAAACGGCAAACGAGGACTTCTGAGATTCGGAGAAAAGCTGGCCCTGCTGCAGTGCGGCATTCAGGGTGATCAGCATCGCAGTTTACTGCTGAATGCGATTGTATTCGGGGGGTTTAACCGCGCTTTCCGCCCTGCTGCAACACCCTTTGACTGGTTGTCCCGTGACCGCCAGGAGGTGCAGCGGTTCATCGACGACCCGATGTGTGGAGTCGTCTGTACAGCCGGTTTTTTCAGGGATTTCTTTAAACTGCTGCTTGAAATCCATAAGCCGCAGCATATGGAACGTATCCCCAAACACAAGCCGGTTTTCCTGTTTTCAGGTGAGCTGGATCCTGTCGGTCTTCGGGGCAAAGGTATACTTAACCTGTTCTCCCAGTATCAAAAACTCGGCTTGCAGGATGTAGAATATCGGCTTTATCCTGGAGGACGTCATGAAATGCTGCATGAGACGAATCGTAAAGAGGTGGCTCAGGATGTCCTTGACTGGCTGGAGCGGCATATGCCGGATCATGAACAGACCGATGAGCAGGATAGTCATGCGAATTAA
- the odhB gene encoding 2-oxoglutarate dehydrogenase complex dihydrolipoyllysine-residue succinyltransferase, with product MSEIKVPAMGESITEGTVSRWMVKEGDTVNQGDVLLELETDKVNIEISAEESGVLEKIIRQEGETVEIGETIGTLSAGAGGGSGTAASEPAAAESKPAAPAPEAPAAAPATAAPPEASDSSKTASPSARKLARERGIELDQVQSKDPIGRVYQDDVKSHGSQPSAPSAPAAPKAPAAAPAAPTSGGSTYAKPVERQRMSRRRATIAKRLVEAQQTAAMLTTFNEVDMTAIMDVRKRRKDKFKEKHDINLGFMSFFTKAVVGALKKFPTINAEIDGEDVVLKKFYDIGIAVSAKEGLVVPVVRDADRLGFAEIEKSIADLASKARSNTLALSDLQGGTFTITNGGTFGSLLSTPILNTPQVGILGMHKIQLRPVAIDAERMENRPMMYIALSYDHRIIDGSEAVRFLVTVKELLEDPESLLIEG from the coding sequence GTGAGTGAAATTAAAGTACCTGCAATGGGTGAATCGATTACTGAGGGAACGGTATCCAGATGGATGGTCAAAGAAGGGGACACCGTTAACCAAGGTGATGTCCTGCTTGAACTGGAAACAGACAAAGTCAACATTGAGATCAGTGCGGAAGAAAGCGGTGTGCTTGAGAAAATCATTCGTCAGGAAGGCGAGACTGTCGAAATCGGTGAAACGATCGGTACACTTTCAGCTGGAGCAGGGGGAGGAAGCGGTACTGCCGCTTCCGAACCAGCAGCAGCTGAATCGAAACCTGCTGCCCCTGCTCCTGAGGCTCCAGCAGCAGCTCCGGCAACTGCGGCACCTCCAGAGGCATCCGACAGCAGCAAAACAGCTTCTCCGTCTGCGCGCAAGCTGGCTCGCGAGCGCGGCATCGAACTGGATCAAGTGCAGAGCAAAGATCCGATTGGACGCGTGTATCAGGATGACGTGAAAAGCCATGGCAGTCAGCCTTCCGCTCCGTCTGCGCCTGCTGCTCCCAAAGCTCCGGCAGCTGCGCCTGCTGCTCCGACTTCCGGCGGTTCTACTTATGCCAAGCCGGTAGAGCGTCAGCGTATGTCCCGCCGCCGGGCGACAATTGCGAAGCGTTTGGTCGAAGCGCAGCAGACTGCAGCGATGCTGACCACGTTTAATGAAGTTGATATGACAGCTATTATGGACGTTCGTAAACGCCGTAAAGACAAATTCAAAGAGAAGCATGATATCAACCTTGGTTTCATGTCGTTCTTTACCAAAGCAGTAGTCGGTGCGCTTAAGAAGTTCCCGACGATTAACGCAGAGATTGATGGCGAAGATGTTGTATTGAAAAAATTCTACGATATCGGTATTGCCGTATCTGCCAAAGAAGGTTTGGTTGTTCCGGTTGTACGTGATGCTGATCGTCTGGGCTTTGCCGAGATCGAAAAAAGCATTGCAGACCTTGCATCCAAAGCGCGCTCCAACACGCTGGCACTGTCTGATCTGCAGGGCGGCACGTTCACAATAACGAATGGCGGAACATTTGGTTCCCTGCTGTCCACGCCAATTTTGAATACTCCGCAAGTAGGTATTCTCGGCATGCACAAAATTCAGCTTCGCCCGGTAGCGATTGATGCTGAACGGATGGAGAACCGTCCAATGATGTATATCGCACTTTCTTACGATCACCGGATTATTGATGGAAGCGAAGCAGTACGATTCCTGGTGACGGTGAAAGAATTGCTTGAAGATCCGGAATCCTTGCTGATCGAAGGTTAA
- a CDS encoding 2-oxoglutarate dehydrogenase E1 component: MTIEKGNMKPWESYYGPNMGYVQEQYELYTQDPGAVTPAYRELFEQWGAPPMSGRGAETLSNSGNAQTASGSVDIQLLQKAVTAGKLVWNIRTYGHLAADIDPLGISEATDTSLLEPKHFQLNEEDLKALPASLIWEGADGQTATGWDAIQRLRQIYTGPIAYEFSHVHEVQEREWLNRRAESRTSPAPLTQNERTALLERLVEAEQFEDFLHKTFVGQKRFSIEGNDVLVPMLDEAVRLMTEAGSSHILMGMAHRGRLNVLAHVLGKPYSKIFSEFHHAPNKDLVPSEGSTGINYGWTGDVKYHMGANRFVKDGETVQARLTLANNPSHLEYVNPVVQGFARAAQDDRREPGYPKQDVTKAATILMHGDAAFPGEGIVAETLNFKALPGYQNGGTIHIIVNNRLGFTTDSSDSRSTYYASDLAKGYEIPIVHVNADNPEACIAAVRMAAEYRNRFKKDFLIDLIGYRRYGHNETDDPETTQPLVYDKVKNHPTVSHLYQDMLKKESVIDDAFITKVRDGVANRLKEAYDQMKKNEVHEYYQRNISESEAVAITPTAVPLDQLRSINADLLKWPETFNVYPKLQRILQRRSTALNEGEKVDWSLAETLAFATILADGKPIRISGQDAERATFAHRNLVLHDSKNGDKFCPLHHLPQAKASFAIYNSPLSEESVVGFEYGYNVYSPETLVIWEAQFGDFANCAQVIFDQFVSAGRAKWSQKSSLVMLLPHANEGQGPEHTSARLERFLQLCAEDNMTVVNLSSASQYFHLLRRQASLTETEDARPLVMMSPKSLIRNPRVASPAVEFSEGKFELVLEQPGLGTKPDRVERIILCSGKVAIDLEDAIEKDKGDWSWLHIIRVEQLYPFPAEEIKRVLARFSQLKELVWVQEENKNMGAWTYMEPRLREIAPEGTTVRYEGRPEHASPSSGYQLVHSMEQQLIITAALKQTAKNNIPLGR, encoded by the coding sequence ATGACGATCGAGAAAGGCAACATGAAACCCTGGGAGAGTTATTATGGTCCCAATATGGGATACGTACAAGAACAATATGAATTATACACCCAAGATCCGGGTGCAGTGACACCGGCTTATCGTGAATTGTTTGAACAATGGGGTGCACCGCCGATGTCTGGCAGAGGTGCAGAGACTCTTTCGAATTCCGGGAATGCCCAAACTGCATCCGGAAGCGTAGATATTCAATTATTGCAGAAAGCGGTTACAGCGGGTAAGCTCGTATGGAATATTCGTACGTATGGTCATCTGGCTGCAGATATTGATCCGCTCGGGATCAGTGAAGCAACCGATACATCCCTGCTGGAACCAAAGCATTTTCAATTAAATGAAGAAGACTTGAAGGCACTGCCTGCTTCCCTGATCTGGGAAGGTGCAGATGGTCAGACAGCGACGGGGTGGGATGCGATTCAGCGTCTTCGCCAAATCTATACCGGACCTATTGCTTACGAATTCAGTCATGTGCACGAAGTACAGGAACGTGAGTGGCTGAACCGCCGTGCAGAATCCCGTACATCTCCGGCTCCGCTTACCCAGAATGAACGTACAGCACTGCTGGAGCGTTTGGTTGAAGCCGAGCAGTTTGAAGATTTCCTGCACAAAACATTTGTAGGACAGAAGCGCTTCTCTATTGAAGGTAACGATGTGCTTGTACCGATGCTGGACGAAGCGGTTCGTCTTATGACAGAAGCAGGTTCCAGCCACATTCTGATGGGTATGGCTCACCGCGGACGTCTAAACGTTCTCGCTCATGTTCTGGGCAAGCCATACAGCAAAATTTTCTCTGAATTCCACCATGCCCCGAACAAAGATTTGGTTCCATCTGAAGGTTCTACCGGAATCAACTATGGCTGGACGGGGGATGTCAAATATCATATGGGCGCGAACCGTTTTGTAAAAGACGGGGAAACTGTGCAGGCTCGCCTGACACTCGCCAACAACCCGAGCCATCTGGAATATGTGAATCCGGTTGTGCAGGGCTTCGCACGTGCAGCTCAGGATGATCGCCGTGAACCTGGTTATCCGAAGCAGGATGTAACGAAGGCAGCAACTATTTTGATGCACGGGGATGCCGCATTCCCTGGAGAAGGCATTGTAGCCGAGACATTGAACTTTAAGGCGCTGCCGGGATACCAGAATGGCGGAACCATTCATATTATCGTGAACAATCGCCTTGGCTTCACTACAGACAGCAGCGATTCTCGTTCAACCTACTATGCAAGTGACCTTGCCAAAGGTTATGAAATTCCGATTGTGCATGTGAACGCAGACAACCCTGAGGCATGTATTGCAGCAGTCCGCATGGCTGCGGAATACCGCAACCGGTTCAAAAAGGACTTCCTGATTGACCTGATCGGATACCGCCGTTATGGTCACAACGAGACGGATGATCCTGAAACGACACAGCCGCTTGTTTATGACAAGGTGAAGAATCATCCGACAGTCAGCCATCTGTATCAGGATATGCTCAAGAAGGAATCTGTCATCGATGATGCCTTCATCACCAAGGTTCGTGATGGCGTAGCTAATCGCCTGAAAGAAGCCTACGATCAGATGAAGAAAAATGAAGTGCATGAATATTACCAGCGCAACATTAGCGAGTCCGAGGCTGTTGCAATTACGCCAACAGCAGTACCGCTGGACCAACTGCGCAGCATTAATGCGGATCTTCTGAAATGGCCTGAAACGTTTAATGTATATCCAAAGCTGCAGCGGATTTTGCAGCGCCGGAGTACTGCTCTGAATGAAGGGGAAAAAGTGGACTGGAGCCTTGCGGAAACGCTGGCATTTGCAACTATTCTGGCAGACGGTAAGCCGATCCGTATCAGCGGTCAGGATGCAGAGCGGGCAACCTTTGCTCACCGTAACCTGGTACTGCATGATTCGAAGAACGGTGATAAATTCTGTCCGCTGCATCATCTGCCGCAGGCAAAAGCATCGTTTGCGATCTACAACAGCCCGCTGTCTGAAGAATCTGTTGTTGGATTCGAGTATGGATACAACGTATATTCTCCAGAAACACTTGTGATCTGGGAAGCTCAATTCGGTGATTTTGCAAACTGTGCACAAGTGATCTTTGACCAGTTTGTATCGGCAGGCCGGGCGAAATGGTCTCAAAAATCAAGTCTGGTAATGCTTCTTCCTCACGCAAACGAAGGTCAGGGACCGGAACACACAAGTGCACGTCTGGAACGTTTCCTTCAGCTGTGTGCTGAAGACAATATGACAGTGGTGAATCTGTCGAGTGCTTCACAGTATTTCCATCTCCTGCGTCGTCAGGCTTCATTAACGGAGACGGAAGATGCACGTCCGCTTGTGATGATGTCACCAAAAAGTTTGATCCGTAATCCGCGTGTGGCGTCACCGGCTGTAGAATTCAGTGAGGGCAAGTTTGAACTTGTGTTGGAGCAGCCAGGTCTCGGTACGAAGCCGGATCGGGTAGAACGAATCATTCTGTGCAGCGGTAAAGTTGCCATTGACCTGGAAGATGCGATTGAAAAGGATAAAGGAGACTGGTCCTGGCTTCACATCATCCGTGTTGAGCAGCTCTATCCGTTCCCAGCGGAAGAGATCAAACGTGTACTTGCGCGTTTCAGCCAATTAAAAGAGCTAGTATGGGTGCAGGAAGAGAACAAAAACATGGGAGCCTGGACGTATATGGAGCCTCGTCTTCGCGAAATTGCGCCTGAAGGCACAACCGTAAGATATGAAGGCCGTCCGGAACATGCAAGTCCTTCCAGCGGTTATCAGCTTGTGCACAGCATGGAGCAGCAATTAATCATTACAGCAGCGCTAAAACAAACGGCGAAGAATAATATTCCACTGGGGAGGTAA
- a CDS encoding NUDIX domain-containing protein, with protein sequence MNRHTHVGVYGLAVRERSCLLIQKARGPYCGKWDLPGGRMEFGEQPEAALKREFEEETGLTPLQLTIHSSQSNRIEWEYQGEPEEVHHIGILYNITALQDDQLQYIRREPDGEDSLGAAWFTLEQVKGLELTPFARYMINWI encoded by the coding sequence ATGAACAGGCACACTCATGTGGGTGTATATGGACTGGCCGTGCGGGAACGATCCTGTCTTTTAATTCAGAAGGCTCGTGGACCTTACTGCGGGAAATGGGATCTGCCTGGCGGGAGAATGGAATTCGGGGAGCAGCCGGAAGCGGCATTGAAACGTGAATTTGAGGAAGAAACGGGACTCACTCCGCTGCAGCTGACCATTCATTCTTCACAATCCAACAGGATAGAGTGGGAATATCAAGGTGAACCGGAGGAAGTACACCATATTGGTATACTCTACAATATTACCGCTTTGCAGGATGATCAGCTGCAGTATATCAGAAGAGAACCTGATGGAGAAGACTCGCTGGGAGCAGCGTGGTTTACACTGGAGCAGGTGAAAGGTCTCGAGTTAACTCCCTTTGCCCGATATATGATAAATTGGATCTGA
- a CDS encoding GNAT family N-acetyltransferase, with protein MNLSFRILDWDEEKPYGLLLMADPSKAIVDEYLSRGVCFIAEYEGEMVGEFVLLKTRPETAEIVNIAVQEELQGQGVGKHMIKEAMEAARRLGCSILEIGTGNSSLHQLKLYQRCGFRITGVDRDYFVRHYEEEIIENGIRCVDMIRLAIDLESATEEDKK; from the coding sequence ATGAACTTGTCGTTCCGGATATTGGACTGGGATGAAGAAAAACCGTACGGACTCCTGCTGATGGCAGATCCTTCAAAAGCCATTGTGGACGAATACCTCAGCAGAGGCGTTTGTTTCATCGCGGAGTATGAAGGAGAGATGGTAGGAGAGTTTGTACTGCTCAAGACTCGCCCGGAGACTGCAGAGATTGTTAACATCGCCGTACAGGAGGAGCTGCAGGGACAAGGTGTTGGTAAACACATGATTAAAGAAGCAATGGAAGCTGCGAGAAGGCTTGGGTGCAGCATATTGGAGATTGGCACGGGGAATTCCAGTTTGCATCAATTGAAGCTGTACCAGCGCTGCGGTTTTCGAATTACGGGAGTAGATCGCGATTATTTCGTAAGGCATTATGAAGAAGAAATTATAGAGAACGGCATACGCTGTGTAGATATGATTCGCCTGGCCATCGACCTGGAATCAGCAACCGAGGAGGACAAGAAGTAA
- a CDS encoding GNAT family N-acetyltransferase — translation MGIIFQDTLVGLDCEQLSGGFFDGWPNPPSTSTFLKLLEQSYAVELAVDEDTGRVVGFIQAISDGVLSAYIPLLEVLPEYKNQLIGSRLVQRMLQRLEGLYMIDLLCDAEVQQFYEKHGMRRSTGMSIRRYSNQAGNISSRQSD, via the coding sequence TTGGGAATCATTTTTCAGGATACGCTTGTGGGATTAGACTGCGAGCAGCTTAGTGGAGGTTTCTTTGATGGGTGGCCTAATCCGCCCTCTACGTCAACGTTTCTAAAATTGCTGGAGCAGTCCTATGCTGTTGAACTGGCTGTCGATGAAGATACCGGCAGGGTTGTGGGATTCATTCAAGCCATCTCGGATGGGGTACTCAGTGCCTACATTCCTCTACTGGAAGTGCTGCCGGAGTACAAAAATCAGCTTATTGGAAGTAGGCTTGTCCAGCGTATGCTCCAGCGGCTTGAGGGGTTATATATGATTGACCTTCTGTGTGATGCGGAAGTACAGCAATTTTATGAGAAACATGGGATGCGGAGATCAACGGGCATGTCCATCCGTCGTTATTCCAATCAAGCGGGAAATATCAGCAGCAGACAGAGTGACTAA
- a CDS encoding nuclear transport factor 2 family protein — protein sequence MGHEQALRAYIEATNTHQFDEVSRLLAPNALYWFTGTSCTTLNEIQAYFENAWETVKEEVYRAENVHWIAVDEHQAVCTYTYHWEGYVRGKHASGQGRATNVFVKDDEGAWKLVHEHLSLGE from the coding sequence ATGGGGCATGAACAGGCGCTGCGTGCGTATATTGAAGCAACAAACACACATCAATTTGACGAGGTAAGCAGGCTGCTTGCCCCGAATGCACTGTATTGGTTCACAGGTACTTCCTGCACAACCCTGAATGAGATTCAGGCTTACTTCGAAAATGCCTGGGAGACAGTAAAAGAAGAGGTATATCGTGCGGAGAACGTGCATTGGATTGCTGTGGACGAGCATCAGGCTGTATGTACCTACACTTATCACTGGGAAGGATACGTTCGGGGCAAGCATGCTTCAGGGCAGGGTAGAGCAACGAATGTATTTGTAAAAGATGACGAAGGTGCTTGGAAACTGGTTCATGAGCATTTGAGCCTGGGGGAATAG